DNA sequence from the Rhodanobacteraceae bacterium genome:
TACTGCGGTCCGGGCGCCACGACGACCGCTTCTTCGCCGACATGTGGGCGGACATTGGCGGCAAGGGCCGCTGGCAGGGGCGAGATCTGGAGCCGTCGGCGCAACAGCGAAGTCTTCCCGAGTGGCTGACGATCAGCGCCGTGCGCGACGAGAGGCAGGCGTTTGCGGCACTACGTCGGCGTGGTCACCAGGCATCTCGCGGCTGGAAGCAGACCGAGGGCCGAACTGGCGCGCCTGGCGCACTTCGACCCGCTCACCGGGCTGCCCAATCGACTGCTGGCGCAGACACACGGCTGGAGTACGCCGTCAGCCGCGCCGGGCACGACGGGCATCGGCTGGCCCCGCTGTTCATCGACATGGACGCTTCAAGACGGTCAACGATAGCCTCGGCCATCAGGTGGGCGACGAGCTGCTGTGCGCCGTCGGCGAGCGCTTCCGCCCACCGGCGGCACCAGCGACACGGTCGCGCGCCTGCGGCGACGAGTTCCTGGTGATCGTCGAGGCGTGGGTAACGCGCGCGCCGCCGGCGATGTCTCTCGCGCGCCACTCTGCTCTCGACGCTGAGTAGCCCTTCCTGCTGCCCAGCGGTCACGGGGTCTTCGCCGACGCCGGCATCGGCATCAGCCTGTATCCCGGGATGGCAGCACTGCCACCGACCTGGTGCGCTGCGCCGACACGGCGATGTATCGCCAAGGACCTGGGCCGCAACACCTTCCCATTTCACACGCCGAGCGCTGGTCGACGCCGCCAGCGACCGCCTGGAACTCAAGGGCCGCCTGCGCCGCTTGCTCGCGCGCGGCGAGTTCGAAAGATCCATTACCGGCCGCTGCTCGACTGCGACAGCACCCGCATCATGGGCGTCGAGGCGCTGGTGCGCTGGCAGCCACCGGGCGAGCCGATGGTCTACGGGCCGCTTCATCCCGCTGGCAGAAACCGGCCTGGTTTCGCGCTCGGCGACTGGGTGCTGGAGACCGCCTGTCGCCCGGGTCCTGCAGCGCGCGCCGCAGCGCCTCGTCGGATCTGCGCCTGTGCGTCAACCTGTCGGCGCGCCAGTTGCGCAACCGGAGTTCCCGGACCGGCTGACGTGTGTGCTCGCCGACACCGGCCTCGCCAGACGCGTTGGAGCTGGAGATCACCGAATCCCATCCTGATCGACCACGGCACCATGGTGATCGGCACCCTGCGCCGCTGCGCGGCTGGGCGTGCGCGTCGCCATCGACGATTTCGGCACCGGCTACAGCTCGCTCGCCTACCTCAAGCGCCTGCCATGGACGCTGAAGATCGACCGCAGCTTCGTGGCCGACATCCCCAGCCACAAGGCGGCGCGGGAGTCGCCGCGCCATCATCGCGCTCAGCCACCCCTGCACCTCGACATCCTTGCCGAAGGCGTCGAGACCAGGCCAGCTCAATTCCTGCGCGCGCGGCGGCTGCGACCATTTCCGGGGCTACGATCAGCCCCGCGGTCGCGCCGAAGAAACTCGCCGCCGCCACCTCACCCGGCCACGCCTGATCCACCCTCGCACTCACACCACCAGCGCTTACAATCTCCAACCCCGCGGCGTAGCTCAAGTGGTAGAGCAACTGATTTGTAATCAGTAGGTCGGGGGTTCGATTCCCTCCGCCGGCACCAGCTTAATCAATGGTTTGGAGCGTTTTTTTAGAGAGCGTGGCTTTTGCTGAGTCAGCATGGAGTCAGCAAATGATTGCGTTCCGGGTGCATGCACAGCGCCTTCCCTGATCACGCGGCTGCCGTGCCAAAGACCGATTCACGTTCGAGACTGCGCCCAATAGGTCGGTCCCAGCAGTCTCGGTCGCATGACCTCCTCGCGAGTGGGTTTGAGTAAACGCGCCGGCCATCAGCACTTTTCCACTTCCGCACCACGCGCGGCCAACCAACCCTTGCGCAGCTCGTAGTCCGGCATTGCCCTCTCAATCCGGCGCCAAAACTCTGGAGTGTGGTGTGCCTCGTGCAGGTGCGCCAGTTCGTGCACGACGACGTACTCGGCGATCCGCGCGGGCAGCAGGATCGTTTTCGAGTGGAAGCAGAGCCACCCGCCCTTGCGGGAGGAGCCCCAGCGGGACCCAAGGTCTTGAACCTTGACGCCGGTTGGTTCAACTTGCATCCGTGCTTGGTAGGCGTCCACCTGACGTGTCAGCCAGGCGCGAGCGTGCTGGCAGTACCAGCGCACCATGTGCACCTGTCCATCGCGCGCAAGACCTGCCGGCATGAGGAAGCGTCCGGCATGCAGTTTCACGGCCGTATCGGACTCGGGGACCAGCTTCAGGCGATAGCTGCGTCCGAGGTAGGCAAACCCCTCGCCGTCGACAAATTCCTTGGTGCGGGTGTGCGGCCCCAGTGCGTCTTTCCTCGCCAGTTGCCTGTAAACCCACATGCGCTTGCGATGGACGAAGTCGCGCAGCTTGGCGACTGGCACCTCGGGTGGCGCGGACAGGATCAGCTCGCCGCCGCGATCGACAGTGATCTCCAAGTGCGCCGCCGCTGCTGCGGCGCAGTTCGAAGGTCAGATCGTGCACGGTCAGCGTAGTCACGACTTGATCAGCCGTTCGTGGTTGGCGCGTGCGAGTTCCATCAGCCGGTCGACGAGCGCTTCGATCTGCGGTGTCGGCAGCAGCCTCGACGCCATCAGGATCGCGAAAACGCGCGATCCGAGCGCTTCCTG
Encoded proteins:
- a CDS encoding EAL domain-containing protein; translated protein: MGVRVAIDDFGTGYSSLAYLKRLPWTLKIDRSFVADIPSHKAARESPRHHRAQPPLHLDILAEGVETRPAQFLRARRLRPFPGLRSAPRSRRRNSPPPPHPATPDPPSHSHHQRLQSPTPRRSSSGRATDL
- a CDS encoding M48 family metallopeptidase translates to MEITVDRGGELILSAPPEVPVAKLRDFVHRKRMWVYRQLARKDALGPHTRTKEFVDGEGFAYLGRSYRLKLVPESDTAVKLHAGRFLMPAGLARDGQVHMVRWYCQHARAWLTRQVDAYQARMQVEPTGVKVQDLGSRWGSSRKGGWLCFHSKTILLPARIAEYVVVHELAHLHEAHHTPEFWRRIERAMPDYELRKGWLAARGAEVEKC